ctattatattttattatattatctGTGTTCAGCTTTAGAAAGCACTTCACTGCTGGTGTTACTGCTCCACTTACTTTGCGTTTTCAACAGATGATAATTTCAAGACAGGCCTCACACCTGGGGAGACCTACTAAAGTCAGcagatttgttttaaatgatgAGACACAAAAGTAACTACTAaactcagctctgctctggaagcCTCCCACAATATTATGCTGTTATGCAATAGTaccttatttattttcctatctTACCTGCGCTTTGTTATCAAACACTTCCTGCCAGACCATATATCGTTTGTTATAGGAGGAAACAATGTCCAGAATCCTAGAATTTAGAAAAGAGATTATGTTTGTGAATGTCAATGGATCACAGGAAGCATCGACATCTTCTACCCTAAGGCACATTGAgccttccccagcactgcatAGGAGACCAAGGAAAACCAGGTTTTCCTAGGTTTGGCCTTCAGTGCTCTCCCATGTATAAGGAGATGTGTATGTGTTTCTGCAGTAACACAAACTGATTTTCAGAATTACCAGCAGGTAGCTTCATACAGGTGTCTAAATCCATGTTATTGAaggacaaaagaaataaaactaagtAGCTAGTGTCCAGTACATGGCAATTTTTGAAAACAATACAGGCTAATCAAAATAAGCTTCAGTGTCTGCACCTCAACACCAGCCTCAGAGAGTGGCTGTGAAAAGCTGAGTAAGAATTAAAGAACCAACATACTTCTGAATATAGTAAGACTCCAGCTTAGCATAGTCAAAGCCAAATCCTCGCTTCTTCATGAACTTTTTCACTTCTGGGTTGGATTTCCttaaataacaacaacaaagtaagttaaaaaacctgttttcgttagtttgtttgtttgttttaaaccatttccacCTATGCACAAGCACACTGATAGCCTGGAAAGCACAagagagcagaagcagaaggctAACATGATTCCAGTATTTCAAAGCAGTTTCATCCTGACTTGAAATCAAGCCAGTAGTCCTACTTCTCTGGTAGACCTAACAGAGTCCTGTTCTGAAGCACTCTCTGGCAGGATGCCTCTAAGAGCTCTGGGGTTCCTGACTTCTCTGGGACTTTGTGGAAAGCTTCCAGGTGGTCTGGAAACTGAGCAGCCATAGTACCATGGAATCTATGGGAGTGACCTCAAGAATTTGGGAAAACATCCCTAAATGAAACTTTTGTGATAAAACATGtcagaaattttctttatttttaaaaattaaaagcatgtcCTGAGTGTTCAGATTTGATGTTTTAACAGAACACACAAGTACTAGCTACACCAATTTGAATACTCATCCAACTAGATCTGCTCCAAGTTCCGTATTACTAGTTTCTCCATCAGAGAGACTCCAAAATATTCAACACCCACAGCCAATTGAAGAACTCTGTTAATACATCAATGCTTTAAATATAAGCACACAAGAGTCAGTACTGTAATACTTAATGTTAGCATATTTTCTGGAAGGTAGAAATCAATGGAAAGAACTGCTTTTCCATTAACACGCAACATTTTAatgataattattttatataccATTTTCCCACCACACTAGTTCTCCTTCCTGCcagtttaattttcataaaGAAGTTGAACATTTGTGAAACTACTAGTCACAGCAAAATTCTGCACACCATCACTTGCTTGTTGAGGGATCACAAATGCTCTGCCCATAAATAGATAGAAAAGTAGGAAGAGAAGTCTTTGGGTTAAGCAGTGAAAGATGTCTCAAGCAACTGAGTTCTGTAATTGATATGTTTAGGCAAGTTTAAGAGGCActagatatttatttttttgaactGTCATCATACCAACAATTAAAGTCCACTTCATCTCCTCCCAAATGAATGTATGCATCTGGAAATACACTGCTGATCTCTTTGAAGAATTTAGTCATGAAGTCATAAGTTGTATTCAAAATGGGATTTACAGGTCCAAAGGACCCAGTTGGCTGTTCTCCATTGTAACAGGGGGTGAGAAGATCTTTTTTACCTAATAGAAACAGTTAATAGAGGATATTCAGTTCCACGTTGGCATGCTAACTTTGCTAGCAGGAAGAGGCAGTTACACATATTTAGAAGTCTAATATTTGAATTAAGTGCTTATGTAATCTAAGTATAACCAAATAGAGGTAGGATGAAGTAAAACAACTTGCCCAAGGTTGAAGAAATCTCTAGCTGGAAGTCAGGACTCTGACTTTTAGATTTGCAATTTATTACACGCTAATTTAAGGAACATGTGACCATACCtggaaaacaggtttttgtGACTTCTTGAACAAAAAAGCCTTAATTGATTTAGAAAGAAAGCTAAATACAATGACTGTGCTTCAGAAGCCTCTTTTCTCTTGTTATTATTCTTTTTACCACCTAGACAGGTACATAGCTACATAGCTCAAGGTAGATGCCCTGCATCAGTCTGTAAGGAATTAACCTCTACACAAGAAAGGAAAGCTAGACAGACATCAAAGCTATGCATGGGTTTTAGATTCAAGTTATTTGAAGCAGCATGATATCCAGAAtatcagaacagaaaaactgTTATATGTAGGCCAGGGATTCCTAAATTCAGTTTATTTGGTGAACTGcagttgcagcagcagcaccctccTGGCTGTGTGTTTCCTTCTTGAGCACATTTCCCCTAAACAGCCCAAGAGTGCTAGATTGCTTCAACTACCCAACTACCCTCCCTCCTCATGCTCCTTAAGACTCCTCTCTAATACCTTGAATTGGGGTGCAAACAAAGCCTAACTACCCAGGTTCATAGTCAAAGCCAGGACTGGCTCCTAtgcctgattaaaaaaaaaataaatctattttacAAGAAGCTATCAGAAACAaatgatttttctcctttttgctcCTGGAGCTGAACCTTGCTCTTAATGAGAATGTAGACCACCACAATTATCACTGGAGAAGCCACTGTTTCTTATGAGTGCTCCTTAACAGAAAACACCACATGAGACTAAGGAGTCAAGAAAGAGTGCCTCACAAATTTAGGTTTTGCCTGGttccttttcccctcattttAAGTTTGTGAGGAAGAGCCTGAAGCATCTTCCAACACCTCCACAGGATGAGCATAAAATAAGCCCCATGGCTACAGCTCAGCTATGAAGTGCCAGAAAAatctttacttttttaattttgcccAAAACCATCCTAGGTTTATTACAGTGAAACTGAAGTCAGTGCAACTTGAATTAAGATACAAGGTTCCCTGTACTCTCTGTACTTTGTCTCCTGAGTTCATGTAAACGCCACCACTCACAAGACTCAAGCATTCTCTGTTAATGCAAGCATTGCTCTGAAACCCAAGAGACAAGAGAGTGAAGTTGCAGCAAACTTTGCTGCGTTTTGTACACTGGCAGATTATCACTTTACTACTAATAGAAACATCAACCACTTTGAAAGAatctttccaaagcagaaatctCTACTCTAGAGAGAGCAGCTCACTGTTTCTAGCCAATGCCTTATTACTCCAGTAATCCAGGATTACTGGATGAGGGAATGACCTGAGACAGACAGAATGTATCTGTGCCTTATCCTACATTCCCACCATGGGAAATGTCAGCTCTCTCCATTTACTTCAGTTCCTCTAACTCGTAAAGGTCATCACCAACACTGAGTCTGCCCCTTGCTTACCCCTCATTGAGGGtctttcaaagcattttacagGCTGCTTTTTAACAAGTTAATCTGCTTGCTACACTCTACTTACCACAATATTTTAGATAATATTTTCTTGGACATACCTTTTCCCCAAGACTGCGTGTGTCCCGGGGTATCAAACTCAGGGATAACTCTGATGCCTCTCAGCCGGGCATACTCAATCACCAGATGGACATCAGTAGGAGTATAGACGTGGTTATAGGAGTATGCTCCCTGGAAAGTATTCATATTTAGAGAAGGTTACAAAGCAGCTCACAACACTGGGATTAAAGTGTTAAAATTTAGACTGGAGAGCAGTTTTACAAGCTGGCCTTTTCTGACATGTGCAATGGCATTGGCAGAACATTTCAGCTgattaatgggaaaaaaaccccaaaccataaAAACCCTGATAAAAATTAACCCCTTTTTCCACACCATGACAAATCTCCTGAGGAGACCATCCTTCCCTCTTTAGCTGTcagtttctgaagaaaacagaaaagctagTTTCTACATCAGAATGTATCTGATTCTTGCAAGATATATTTTTCAATTATGTAGTACACAGGCAAGTTTAGTTATCCCCTCCATCTCTGCATCATTAGTTCTGAAATATAGAGCCCTTGTTACATGACATGTAAGACTAATGGAAAAATTCTGCCAATCAGAAAGAATGGTGTCTTCTTCCAACACTTCTGCCTGTTGGTTTTGGTACAATGCTCAACTTAGCATCAGGGCAGGTTTGTTTTCTAACACCAACTCTAAGCATTATTCCACTCCCACACAGCCAACAAATGTGAAAAATGACCCAGACCTTTACAGTCTGGTGAAACAGATGCTTGCCAAAAAGCCAAATTATGCAAGAAAAGCATCCTGACTCCTTATGATTAATAGTGCCTTAGGCGTCCATTTATCTGGAAATGATTTGCACAGTCAAGTTACTCAAAAAAGACAATGGTAAGCAAGAagcctttcagaaagaaagctATTGAAAGCCATGTCCCTCTCTCCAGCTGTCAGTTAGCAATAGGACAGAGCTCCACAGCCATTACTAGGAAAAACAATATGACTGCAACATCTGAAATCTACAATTTCTGAGCTATAAAATTCTTCATGGAATTTGTGAAACCACTGCCTACATGATTTTCATGACTGTCAGATTctaataaaaactttaaaacagaatcacagacttcATGCTTAGTCTAATTAATCATTCATTTGGCTACTACTGCATCATGACTGAGCAAGAACCCCATGATGGCTTTCACTAATTAGCAATATCTTCTGTGAATCAGAAAATAAGGAGATACATTGCACTGTATTCGTTTTAGAAAACAACCTCTCGCTTTTAGACTTCCTACAGACATACTGTGCTGTGTACAGTTAACTCAGGTAGGATCCTAGATGTGGACTTGCTGGTTTTCTTATACTGTTTCACAATCAGCCAAGGCAGCTGTATTCACCTATTGGTAGGCTCTGCATTTTAGTTTTGTGAAATAGGTGCCAGATATCTTCCCAGACAGTCTCATCACACCTCCAGTGATGTTTACTCACCTTGTCACTTAATTCAGGGAAATAAATGCTCTGGTAAGGGAACGACTGATCATCTACTATGTGCCAGTGGAGAACATTGAACTTGTTAAAAGCCATGGCATCCTGTAAATTAATAATGTAAGTCAAGTTAAAATAAAGTCAAGCACTTCAGAGTCTTGCAGCAACCCTATGAAAAACATGTGGTCTGGTCCCAGCATAACCTGCATGCCtaaagcaataataataacaacaataataacaatgatactaatattaaaaaaaaaaacaacaaaccccaaaaacccacaacaaagaaaaagcatgcCATACTCCACCAAACCCTATAAACACATATGGAAATGCGCCAGACTGTTTATACTACTGCACCACTCCTCTGACATATATTTGCCCCACTCCTGTCAACAAGCTCTTGATCTAAACATGCTATAGTGACTGGCAGAAGGAGAATTGCTATAAAGGCTTATGAATTTCTTCACTTTCAAAACCTACCTGGGTAATTCTCTGTGCATGGACAGCTATTTTAGCTTACAGTAAGGCTTATGCTTTTCTATTGAGATACTAGGGATTCAAAAGCTAAACCGCATGAGAGAATCCATTTCAAAAGCATGCAAAATAAACCACACATTTTCTCCACAGAGGATAGCACTCCCCTTGTGTTTTCAGTCATTGCAGTATCAGTACTTCCCTTTTTTTGGACTTGAAGATAATCAAAATAACTGTTAACacaattattttagaattatcacagaatcacctgggttggaaaggacctctgagatcatcaagtccaacccttaatccatcaccactgtggttaccagaccatggcactgagtgccacatcagtttcttcttaaaaaactccagggatgaagaatccaccacctccctgggcagcccattccaatgcctgatcaccctctctgtaaataattttttcctaacatccaacctaaccTGCCTTGGCAcagcttaagtccatgccctcttgtcctactggtagctacttgggagaagagaccgacccccccccctggctcccacctcctttcagggagttgtagagagtgatgaggtctcccctgagcctcctcttctccagactgaacacccccagctcactcagcccttcctcacaggactcatgctggatcccttcacagcctcctggCTCTTCCCTGGAATGGAATTATGACTCCAGACCAACAGTTACACACATACCCTGAGTTATGCAAGTTTTTTAGAGTCACTACAAGTGCTGTGTGTTGTGAGCAGATGGAGTGTTGCCTACACGTAACTGAGTAATTGCACCAGAGTTGTGTCCAATCCCTTGTCACAACACAATTATTTCTGTgccccccctttctttttccactaAGCTGTGTGTTTAAAGAAGTGACAAAATCTCTTCAGCAACTCCCaccaaatccaaaacaaaacttatACCTCATCCATTCCCCaacattatttcatttgttttattagACAGGAGAAGTATCATTACCACATCATTATGCATTTGTATCAGATAACAACTTTCCACGAACTGTGTATCTGGAAAATTACTGCCTTCTGACCTCCTCCTGAAGGACAATGTCCTTCCTGGCAATACAGTACAGAAACTGAACACATTAAACATACTTGAACTTGATGCTCCCTTAAGCATCTGATTACCATTTGTCACTGAAAGGACTACTGTGGCTTTTTATTAGGTTAGCCTTGACTCAAGCAGGCACAAAGGTGGGAGGAAAAGTACACTTGTTCTTAAACTAGCAAAAAGGTTTAAAATGTAGCTCTGGGAAAGCATTAGAGGGACAGACATATCAAGAACAGAACAGCAGcacttccagaaaaacaaaaatggttAGAAACGCAAGTCTCAAAAGTCAAGTtactctttgtttctttcaagaAAGACAACAAGTCTTCACACAAGTAAATACTTGAGTCTTTGAAGCACCTGCAGTTACCACTAAGACTCTACCACAAACCCTGCCTGCTGACCAGGGACTGACCTTGAAGGTAAATAAGTCATAAAGAGCTATGGAGGGGTGAGTTCTGAGCACAGTCTAAGGAAGCAAATGGAAATGACGACTGATTTTGCCTGCACTCTCTTCCTGCCCCTCTTAAGCTTGCTTCACAAAATTCTgcaaaatggaaaggaaatgtcTAATAATATTtcatcttaggaaaaaaagggaagacagGAAACTCTGTATTCCTTCGGAGCCTCCCCCATTTCAAATCACCAAATAAGCCCTGCTACaagcatttcaaaagaaaagggaagcaTTAAACAGGAAAAGCGAGCTTTACAGAAATTAATCACCTTACCATTGAGGTGGAAGTATATAATTCTTAGATTTAGCTTTTTGGAGAatgatttgtttgggtttttgactgttgttttggttttgtttgggtttttttgggtattgttttttttttagtttttgaagGGATGTGATGAAGGTAATCTGTAGCTTCCAATGAAAAATTCCAGTTTCCCTGCTTGCTCTGTACAGCTTAATTAATGGCTTGCTCTTAGCAGCCTAGAAAAAGACTACCAAAGCCTAGTTGCTGAAAAGACCTGAATTTTCCTGCAACCACTGTCCCTGAGGCCAGGATTTGCAAGATTTGTTACCTGGTGATGTCAGGATCTCAAAGCATTTTTCCAAGAAATAGACAAGCAGGTTTAgagaacaaaacacacaaaaactaAAGCACTATAAATCCCAGCCTCCTTTACAGATTCACTGATCACGGTGTCTACCCACGCAGCTCATCTCCGGTGTATGTTCTGACCTTCACTGTGCAAAGTTCACTCTGTCCTTTTAGAAGCCAGACACAGGAGACTGGTTCTCCTTTCATACCAGCTCCAGTTGAATCCTACTTCAGGGTAAAACACAATAAAAGATAGCCTTCACAGTTAATGACATGAAACCACCCACTTACCAGATTTGTAAGGATAGATTTCAATGGTAAATAATGCCTTGAAGTGTCCAGTAAGATTCCTCTATGAGCAAATCTTGGGAAGTCATCAATTTCAGATGCATTGATATGAAACTATGAGAACGAGaataaaaaattagaattgccattttatattaataatttcGAACAGGTAATACTTGATATTCATTTTGTTAACAGCTTTCCAAGGAtcatttcctgaaaaaataCCTAATGAAAGTAGTAAATCTGCAATTTCTAGAAGAGCACCTAATCAAGAATGTGGGTGTCTGTAATCAGGACTGTAGTTTTAGTTCAAAGCTATACTTACCCTCCCATAGTCATCTTCATGAACCAACTGGCTGAAGGTTTCCAGACCTGGAAAAAACAATCCGAGAAAAGGATCTGGAGTACAATCCAGTATTTATCCATAAAGTTTTAGTTAAAAGCAGGACTATAAGGACTATAGGCATTCATATAACTAGAAAGAATGCTTTGTAGCTCAGTTTCTCTTTAGTGCAGTTTTTGCAATTGCTTAAGAATCAAAgttaaagaaattaatgactGAATTACTAAAACTCTCAATTATATACAAATACTGAGCATTAGCACTACAGCTCAGCTGTTTGAAATTAATCCTTAATAGTATGGAAGTTACTGAGAGTAAGGTAGGAATTTCTGGTGTTGTCATGAATCTATTCCTGCCCTGTCTGGAAATAGTGAAGTTTCTAATTCAGTATAAAAAATCTGCTAATTTAGACTAATATTCCAGCAAGAAGACAATTCAGCATTATGGTCTTCTTGGTGATGTTGCATGTTGCAGTCAGAGAATAACTTGTTCATACTGTGGATCAAAGAGCTGTTTAGCATCCAGGATCTGGTATGCTTGGCTGATTTCAGGAACAGCAAGAATGTACTAACAATACCTTGCTGGATCCAAGATGCTGAACATCTGGACTGAGGGGCGGACCAACACACACCTAGGTATCCTTCTGGCCTCAGTGCCCAAGCTTACTTCACATAAAGTAATGAGCTCAGTGGTCAGCTCTTAGTCTCATGTGCAGTTTGTATAAGCCTAGAACAAGTAACTATAGGAAAAGTACCTGCTTACCTCTTAAAGCACCCCATACCTCATCTGCTTTCAATATAGCAACAGGCTCAGTTACAGTTAAATGatctaaagaaaagaaaaattcatcaagaaagcacagacagacaggaCTATACTACCAGGCATTAATGAGGTTCTTCAACTGTCACATctccttctgttttctgaattttaaccAATGCTGCTTCTAATGGTAATACCATGCAATCATTCCTTCATATGATCCTGAAATAATGGAAGCTGCTAGTTGGATAATCAAAAGTTAACCAGTAAGATGATAAAACAAATACTGTACTTCATAATGCCAGTGTTAAATATTGCACATGGGCCAGAATTCCAGTCCAGTTGAACCCAGATGATTTAAAACATACAAgattgtatttttcatttaagataCAGGTGAAGTTTACTTCTCCCTTTACCTTCCAGTTACATAGATGATGCTTACATACTTTTTTAGAGATTTAGCTTGTCAAATAATATTGTCATAAAGGTATAattacaaagggaaaaaaataacaataattgAATCAAAGAATCATGTGGGCTGGAAGACtggtataataataataataataatgataaaacaTCAAATCTATAATAAACTGACCGGTCACACATTtcaagctgcaaaataaaaatcagagggGTAAACTGTTGTACAATGATTCATTTGGTCTGCATCAATATGAAAGACCAATTTGTTCTAAGTTACAGAGTTCAAACATTTATCTAAACTATCAAAGAAAAACTGTTCAGGGACatgaagaaagtattttaatgtAAAGCCGTATGACTGCATAAACTTGAAGTTCCTGGTAAGAAAAAGAACTTAGGGGACTACTGTAATCTCCATGGGTCATTCAGAGGTAAACTGTGGTTCAGTCAGGGATTTACTTTCAAGACAGGAGTCTTCTTCTAAACATGTATCGAAGCTTAAATGAACACAGAACAAGTTTTATAGGGTTATCTGTAAGCTTTCACACAGTCAGGCAAGAAGCCAGTGAGAAAGAACTTGTACTTTGCTTACATATCCAAGACTCATGTTATAGGATAGTCCTTGACTGATCTATAATGTTCTGCTAAGAAAAGGAGTCAAACTGCTCAGTCTAGCAAATGACCAACAACTGTGTATTTTAGCATTTGTTCCCTGAACAAGGTATCCcattaaaggcagaaaaatcaaaatgctgctgaaatacagagagGTCAGCTTACTTCATTAAGAAAACTCCATGTTATTTGTAACTGCAAACTACTTCGACTacagcagaagggaaaactgACTGTCCTGAAGACTGCACACTAAAAATCACATGATCTGACAGATTCCCTGACAGAAGAAAAGATCTGGTTTTGGTTAAAACCTGAAGTTCCCAGAACAGTTCAAAGTTTATCCAGTTGTAAAGCAGGGTAATAACCTGACTGTGGGAGAACCATTTGCAATTTTGCTACTGTACCTCATTTGCATTGAAATATATGATACAATTGCACACAAAAATTGCACTACTAGACTAAATGTGCCAAAAAGGACtgagtaaatttaaaaattctattaCTAGTCAGGTGGAATTAATCCTGCTGCAGATGTATGCCCCAAGATTAAAAGGATCTTCTTCTAAGGATCTGCATCCTGGACACCAAACAACAACCTTGCCTAGTACAGAAGTTTGTCTCTAGACAGAACTAGATCAATTGAATTAATTTGTTAGATTGTGTGCTAACCCAGACAGACAAGAAGCAATACTATCAACTCATCCTTATGAGTATTAAGAAACTTCTCTGTTGATGAAGACTTGATTTTACAGTAGTTCTCCATTCTGGACTTCAGTCATAGACCTACAGAAGTATAACAGAACAAATCCAATATGATCATCATTTTTCTAAACCCTGTCTTATACCTACTGATAGAAAAAGAGTAGATTTATGACATTGCAAGATGAATAGTTCAATGAACAGTTCCTGGTTTTCCTGGAAGAATAGGAATACCATGAAGCCAGTGGAGGCAGCTTTGATTTAAATGCAGTTATGTCTAAGGAAAACTGGGGAACAAGCAAAGCCACCCTTCACTCAGTACcctgcagggaaagaaaggcTGATCTCTTGCTATGCATAGCTCTGCCATACATAATCGGGTACAGGGTGTTTCAACGCCTCTGATTCTTAATGACAGTTACTAGAAGGGATAACAGCAGGTAAAAGAGCTGAATGAACTGCGGGAATCATAGGCTATGCTTCATGATTCACTGTGGGCCGGCACTTCTCACAGCACTAAGAGCAAGAATTATCTTCTGGTTGACACTCTTGTGAAATGTTCTCGAGCACCTCAGTAAGCCTATGAATTcctgttccttaaaaaaaaataaaaaaataaaaaaatcagctggCTTTAAACTGGACACTTGACTGGGCAAGGAGCGCTAGCGATGTGTGCAAGCTGCGGGACgagaggaaggcaggagcagccGTGTGCGGTACTCACAGGCCTCGCTGGAGCCGAGGTGCGGGTAGCTCTGGCAGCCGGGATCCGCCGACTCGATCACCACCTGCAGCTGCGACAGCTCGGCCCGGAGTCCGGGCGGCCTGCGACTCCACTCCCGCCGCCGGGACTGTCCGAACGTGTACTCGTAGTACCTGCCAGGGAAGCACAGACGCCGGCGGGGCCCTCATTTAAcggctgctgctgccgccgccgccacccGCAGCGTcccccccgccgccccggccCTGCCGTCCTTCACCTGCGGAAGGCGTCCTGCAGCAGCCCGCAGTCCGGCCCCGCCGCGGAGCCGGCGCCGTGCACCAGCTGGAAGCGGCCGGGGACAAGCTGCAGCTGGCGGCGGGACGTGTGGACCCACTGCGGCAGGGGCCACAGCGAGTTCTCGGGGACGGGTTGAGAGTCCAGCTCTCGGTCGTCCAGCTCTCGGTCGGCCGGCTCCCATTCGGCCGGCTCCCATTCGGCCGGCTTCGGTTCGGTTCGCGGGGCACCGTGGCGCAGGCTGGTGCTCACCAGCACGGCGGGCACGAGGATCAGCCCCACCAGCAGTCCTACGAATCCCATGGCTCTCACCATGGCGCTGCGGTTCTGCCGGCCCGCGACAGCCCGCTCGAAAGGCAGCTcagcccccgccccgccccgccaTCGCTGGGCGGGCCTCGGGGCCACGCCTCAGAGCCCGCTCGCCTGAGACATCGAGTCCTCAGCGGCCCCTGGCGGCCTCGCTACGGCCCCGCTGCTGCCCGGAGCGGGAGGGGCCtgggaagggacagggacagaagGAGGGAGGCTCAGGAAGGTTCCCTGGAGGGCTGGTCCCCTCAGCGCGGAAGGGCCGCTTCGCCAACCCCGGAGGTGTCTCGCCCCGCTCCTTGCCACCGGGCG
The DNA window shown above is from Calypte anna isolate BGI_N300 chromosome Z, bCalAnn1_v1.p, whole genome shotgun sequence and carries:
- the HEXB gene encoding beta-hexosaminidase subunit beta, whose product is MVRAMGFVGLLVGLILVPAVLVSTSLRHGAPRTEPKPAEWEPAEWEPADRELDDRELDSQPVPENSLWPLPQWVHTSRRQLQLVPGRFQLVHGAGSAAGPDCGLLQDAFRRYYEYTFGQSRRREWSRRPPGLRAELSQLQVVIESADPGCQSYPHLGSSEAYHLTVTEPVAILKADEVWGALRGLETFSQLVHEDDYGRFHINASEIDDFPRFAHRGILLDTSRHYLPLKSILTNLDAMAFNKFNVLHWHIVDDQSFPYQSIYFPELSDKGAYSYNHVYTPTDVHLVIEYARLRGIRVIPEFDTPGHTQSWGKGKKDLLTPCYNGEQPTGSFGPVNPILNTTYDFMTKFFKEISSVFPDAYIHLGGDEVDFNCWKSNPEVKKFMKKRGFGFDYAKLESYYIQKILDIVSSYNKRYMVWQEVFDNKAQLKPDTVVEVWMGNNYVHELSSVTGAGFTAILAAPWYLDYISYGQDWKKYYSVEPLKFPGSEEQKKLLIGGEACLWGEFVDATNITPRLWPRASAVGERLWSSRNVTNLQDAYNRLTNHRCRMLRRGIAAEPVFTGYCAHEARRE